The proteins below come from a single Candidatus Binatia bacterium genomic window:
- a CDS encoding sigma-70 family RNA polymerase sigma factor, whose amino-acid sequence MDADEFEALYDEYHRLVYGIALRVLSDSAAAEDVTQAVFLKVWSSPQLFRGGNFAAWIARVARNRALDVLRARASHAEDEIPATLPAEDALEDTALKHLNAERVRDALAQLPPEQRAPIELGFFGGATHEQIARQSGVPLGTIKTRIRTGLRRLRNALEGAVAV is encoded by the coding sequence GTGGATGCCGATGAGTTCGAGGCCCTCTACGACGAGTACCATCGCCTCGTCTATGGCATCGCGCTGCGCGTGCTCTCCGATTCCGCGGCGGCCGAAGACGTCACGCAGGCCGTGTTTCTGAAGGTCTGGAGCAGCCCGCAGCTCTTTCGCGGCGGCAACTTCGCGGCGTGGATCGCGCGCGTCGCGCGCAACCGCGCGCTCGACGTGCTGCGCGCGCGCGCGTCACATGCAGAAGACGAAATTCCCGCCACGCTCCCGGCCGAAGACGCGCTCGAAGACACGGCGCTCAAGCATCTCAACGCCGAACGCGTACGCGACGCGCTCGCGCAGCTTCCGCCCGAACAGCGCGCGCCGATCGAGCTCGGCTTCTTCGGCGGCGCGACGCACGAGCAGATCGCGCGCCAATCGGGAGTGCCGCTCGGCACGATCAAGACGCGGATCCGCACCGGGCTGCGCCGCCTGCGCAACGCGCTGGAAGGAGCCGTCGCCGTATGA
- a CDS encoding alpha/beta fold hydrolase — translation MGIRIIALLGGVLLAGAGGSDTTGDTLRSVAATYYASAGQVATITGRDSTMDYYQRLLDDAALLEESPPSYYPAPLWQQSVHAASLLDLSLALQLLQNAYSPMESIRGLGETFVKSSKDGTMQPLAVYVPTGYVAGTPAPLLVFLHGWQQAESHLLAPPYVQDLAESTGTIVVAPYGHGYYDYNGSSGDVYDAFDAACRAFTIDKNRRYIAGYSMGGFSVFNIAPMHPNDWSAVLSIAGALLNSRAPHLLATMPRARFYVVTGAFDDIVPTAFPTATAIYLRDAGVPVTFYSAPDGTHALYTLRAQLARAWDEMERGVVRTPAGLTGAADLPEAVTK, via the coding sequence ATGGGGATCCGGATCATCGCGCTGCTCGGCGGCGTGCTGCTCGCGGGAGCGGGCGGATCGGATACGACCGGCGACACGCTGCGCTCCGTCGCCGCCACCTACTACGCGAGCGCGGGCCAAGTCGCCACGATCACGGGGCGCGACTCGACGATGGATTACTACCAGCGCCTGCTCGACGATGCCGCCCTGCTCGAGGAGTCGCCGCCGAGTTACTATCCGGCGCCACTCTGGCAGCAGAGCGTGCACGCGGCCTCGCTGCTCGACCTCAGCCTCGCGCTGCAGCTCCTGCAGAACGCGTACTCGCCGATGGAATCGATCCGCGGCCTCGGCGAGACGTTCGTGAAATCGTCGAAGGACGGAACGATGCAGCCCCTCGCGGTCTACGTCCCGACGGGCTACGTCGCGGGGACGCCGGCGCCGCTGCTCGTCTTTCTCCACGGATGGCAGCAGGCCGAGTCGCATCTCCTCGCGCCGCCATACGTCCAAGATCTCGCCGAGAGCACCGGCACGATCGTCGTCGCGCCCTACGGCCACGGCTACTACGATTACAACGGCTCTTCGGGCGACGTCTATGACGCCTTCGACGCGGCCTGTCGCGCGTTTACGATCGACAAGAACCGGCGCTACATCGCCGGCTATTCGATGGGAGGCTTCTCGGTCTTCAACATCGCGCCGATGCATCCGAACGATTGGAGCGCCGTCCTCTCGATCGCGGGAGCGCTGCTGAATTCGCGCGCGCCGCATCTCCTCGCGACGATGCCGCGCGCGAGATTCTACGTCGTCACCGGTGCGTTCGACGACATCGTTCCCACCGCGTTCCCCACCGCGACGGCGATCTATCTGCGCGACGCCGGCGTCCCCGTGACGTTCTACTCCGCGCCCGACGGCACGCACGCGCTCTACACGCTGCGCGCGCAGCTCGCGCGGGCCTGGGACGAAATGGAACGCGGCGTCGTGCGTACCCCGGCCGGCCTCACCGGCGCCGCCGACCTGCCCGAAGCCGTAACGAAGTAA